A single genomic interval of Aedes aegypti strain LVP_AGWG chromosome 1, AaegL5.0 Primary Assembly, whole genome shotgun sequence harbors:
- the LOC110674712 gene encoding uncharacterized protein LOC110674712: MRNLTRTFNLLIDNEQKLENVTFKSFDSLNFVFELDELLYYLEVVEESITLARSSIPNSRIIHERELEAIQRILNGNGFGLDSVDSILNIASAYVMFNKDTFIYILKIPRIKNVPYTLSFVEPVIAEGYRIHLPKPFYLKGKTSFISQSPCSKLKALFVCSNTNLEPLTECMQQLISGETADCPMERIYGDKTIRKVNDGNIVIHGDNITLRSNCSTTRFLSGSYLIQHSNCTLNLDDEEYTSTNLEIQPFTPVTTIKSLHRTCEKEPRKIAVQPRRILSREAYRFSRSNRGSRGRLLTRRGAVSET, from the exons ATGAGAAACCTTACAAGAACTTTCAATCTTCTGATAGATAACGAGCAAAAATTAGAAAATGTTACATTTAAAAGCTTTGATTCACTTAATTTTGTATTCGAACTTGATGAACTATTGTATTACCTAGAAGTTGTCGAGGAATCCATTACATTGGCGAGAAGCAGCATCCCAAACAGTCGCATCATTCACGAACGGGAACTGGAAGCCATACAAAGAATCCTCAACGGCAATGGCTTTGGACTTGACTCGGTTGACAGTATTTTGAACATCGCCAGTGCTTACGTAATGTTCAACAAAGACACATTCATATACATACTGAAAATACCCAGAATCAAAAACGTACCGTACACACTCAGCTTCGTTGAACCAGTAATTGCAGAAGGTTACCGCATTCATTTACCAAAACCATTTTACCTGAAAGGGAAAACTTCATTCATCTCACAAAGCCCATGTTCTAAGTTAAAAGCTCTCTTCGTGTGTTCCAATACCAATTTAGAACCACTCACAGAATGTATGCAACAACTAATCTCCGGAGAGACAGCTGATTGCCCCATGGAACGAATCTATGGAGATAAAACTATACGAAAAGTTAACGATGGCAATATTGTTATTCACGGAGACAACATCACCCTGAGGTCCAACTGTTCAACCACCCGATTCCTTAGTGGATCATACCTCATTCAGCATTCAAACTGTACGTTAAACCTGGACGATGAGGAGTACACAAGTACTAACCTGGAAATACAACCGTTCACACCGGTTACCACAATCAAG TCTTTGCACCGAACATGCGAGAAGGAACCAAGGAAAATAGCAGTTCAACCGAGGCGCATCCTGAGTCGAGAAGCATACCGCTTTTCCCGTAGCAATAGAGGAAGCCGAGGACGGCTTCTAACTAGAAGGGGAGCCGTTAGCGAAACGTAG